The genome window AATTCTATCTGTGAAGTCTAGGAAACAACAAAGGTTACATAACCGAATTAACGCGTAAGCTATCCGATAATTTGGCTTTGGCACGTCTCTCCAAGCCTTTGATGCACAGGTAGTAAGCACAGTAAGACAaggtatcatcatcagttGATTCGTCATTATAATAGTACGTCAGTTCATGCACTACTGAGATATCCCTAACTAGGTGATCTGTCCTGGATTCATGGCTCCATAGCAATAGTATTTCACAATTTCTCCACCTCCCCCTTCATGCCCATTAAATCATACTCCCCACACTTAAACACTACCTCGCTCAGGTTGCTTTTCGGGATGGCCAGAAGGCAAAACATCGGCCAAAGTCTCATCGGTACCCTTGAGATCGTCCTCAGTGCTCACGTGGTCGCGAatcttgaggaggatgactgGAGCAGCAACGACAAGAGAAACGGAGAGAAGAGTCCAGTTGCTGATGAACTCAGATCGGTAAGAGATCTTGCGTGCATCAAGGTTATTGACGACAGCGGCACCTACGGACTGAATGCCCTTGTAGAAGCCGACATAGTTGGCAGATCGTCGACCAGAGTTGGACAAGGCGCCCATAAACCTGGAAATGTTAACAAAGAAAATCAAACAGCGAGGACTAAGTAGACTCACCAGTAGACAGTAGCCTGCCAAGCAGCATCGTAAAATCCGTAGAAAATGTACAGAAACATGGGTCCAGCGTATCCAGAGTCTTCCCAGTCGCCTGGCACGAATCCAGAATCAGGAGAAACAGTTTCACGAGTGTAGGTCTTCTCGAAGGCATAACCACCGCCCCAGATGGCAAATGTCAGGACAAATAGAGCGACCCAAGCAGCCTTGGCACGGGTGGTACGGCGGAACCGCTCCAAATCGAGAAGCCAGCCCCAGAGCGCAGCAGCGAGAATTTGAGCTAACCAGTAAAGCAGACCATTGAGCGCCTTGGTTCGGGTGTTGAAATAGGCACCATTGACAGAGTTCTGTTGGTAGACGTAGAACCAgttggatgagaagaacatggggaagagaagaatgacGAAAGGCTCGAAACGAAGTGTCTCCCAGAGACCCCAAAGCTCACTCTGCCATGTTGGGTTCTTCATGAGGATAACGCGGGAGCCATCTTTGCGAATGATGTCGCTAGCGTTGCAAAGCGTGAGAGCAAGGATGGCACCGAAAAACATGAGTACAATGAAACCGATGTAAGTTCCGTCGCTGACggtcttgttctccttgatgttgatgttttcGCCGAGGGGAATCTGCACGTCGAATGAGTACTTGAATTGAGGATGTGACCAAGACACTTACCAAACTGCCAATAACAGCACCCATGTTGAAAATACCCCAGAACCAAGCGAAATACTttcccttcttgttctcgtggGGATACGAGATCATGATGGTACCTTGCGCGGTCCATAGCAAAGCAGCACAGAGACCAAGCCAAACACCGgcaaagatgttgaagccagGAACATGCTTGTGAACCGAGACGAGAAGGCTGATGGCGTAGATACCGTAACCGACACCACCGAAAGCGAGGCAGAGTTTGACACCGAGTTTGTTGACAAAAGTACcgccaaagaagccaaagactgCAAAGGTGGCGTAGAGAGCGGTGTTCTACCCCAGTCAGCGTGCGTCACTCGGGGAATGCAAAGCGAAACTCACCATGTTGTCAGCTAACGTGGGATCAGTTTTACCACCGCCGCCGAGACCTCCGAGGGCATTGAACATGCCAGGACACATGAAGCAGACAAAGGCGACCATGCCAAGCTGAATGCGCGGCGAGGCATACCAGGGGAGAATCTTTCCAAAGAGACTGAATCGTCGATATTTCCATCCACGGGGGAGATCTACATCGGTGTGATCATGGTAGTCAGCCTCAGTTGAGACGCCGCCCTTTGAGGTAGCGGTTGGTTGTTCGTCGGCCATGATTGAGGTGATTGATGGTGAAGCTCAATTGGAGTTAGCCGTTGAACCGTTGTAAGAGAGGAAGTGGGCGGATGTTTTGGCTGATTTATTAAACCCGTTGAAAAGGCGAGGGTGGAGATGGTGATAATATAGAAAGGAGGACCGTGGCTCTGGCGTGGCAGTGGAGCCTGCGATAATGGGTACGAACTGGAAGGAGTGGCACGCGACCGTAAGATTCGGCGATTGTACCAAAATAAACACCCTGAGGCCCTCACTCACTGGTCCATGGGCGGGCAGATTATTGAGGggggaggagaagagatgagacGAAGGACGGACGCATCAGTGCGACGTTACACCCTGCGGCCTGCCCTACCAACCCCTACAGTCCCAATGGACCCCCTAGACTACCCAGTAAATGCACAATGCTGGGGGCCATGCCCGTTACTTATCGCGGGGTCGAGATAGCCGTGCACTGATAGGCGATAGGGCCAGCCACCTGACAGGCTCCAAGCATGATCTACGACCCAGTTCAAATGAGGGTGGCCACTCAATCACCTTCCGATAGGGAGATAGCCTGATAGTCTAGTGAGATTAGCTCTCTGTGGAACATGAAATGCAACAACCTACGGCTGCAATCCGGCCATTTATCACCAATTGCTGCAGTTTCGATAACGGCTGCTACTCCAAGTGCTACGTTGAAGCTATTCGCACCCGACCCTtttttgcttgcttggcttgaaGTGTAACCAACCTCAAACCTCTCTAATCTCTCTTGTTTCCGCAATCGGACGCTTTCTTACCTACTTGGTTCGGCTGGTTACATCTAATTGAAACAGCTCCCCCGCACGACAAGCAAACATGTCACAAGCAAACAATCATTCTTCAAGTCATTGTTTTCTTATTGTGCATCGTTACTCGATAATCTCATCTGCAATCTGTGAAATCTGACAGCGTATCACGACGTTGCGTTGGCCTCGGAGTGCCATCGCTTCGAGACGGGTCAGTTGCAAGGATTACAGTGACAATCACAACCCTGGTCAGGTAATGTTTCAGCCGTCATCATGCACAAAGGCTCAAGCTTACTCAGTGCATTTCAGCTCAAATATTCACAATGTAACACACGTGCCTCTTCTGTTTTCAATACCAGTCATCTCAAACTCAATACAAACTTACTAAAGAAATATGTTTATCCCATCATCTGACATAACACTGCAGGAGAGAGTATTTGATAACATAATCACTTATATGAACGAAATATTCGAATACTGGATACCACGAAGATTCTGATAACGTCTAGAAATGGGGGGGGTTCTTACGATCAATGGTCGTGTACCCAGATTTAATTCACTGCTAATATCAAAGTCGATAGAATTCGTCCAAAGGTCGTGCTTCTCTATCTAGCATAGGTATCTACTCTTCTTTCATCCAGAATCTGAGCAATATCCGTCATGATGTTCACCGTGCCGTCTCAAGCCATTATCATCTCCCACGCCATGATACAATTTGTCACAACATAATTCCCTTTCCCATTCTGCATCCCACCAGAAATAACGCAAGACTTCTCTCTCGGACACGTAAACCTACTTCTCTCAAGCTTAATGAGCCATATGACCCTGGCTATTCGTTTGAGGAGGTGAACAAGAAGGATCGACAGGCGAATGCCCCGACGAGTCCTTATTTCCTTCTTCCATTTTTCTTGGGGCAGAGTCCATTGCTTCAAGAGGGAGGACGATGAGTTCATCCTCAGGTTCTGTGTCCATGCTGAGATGTACAAACATCTTGGCAGGGACTTTGTAAGACTTGAATTCTGGGATGACTGCACCGTCGAAATCGGGAACATCTGCGATGCATTTGGAAAGCATCGCCGGATCAGAGCTGATATGCTTCTGAATTTCATCAGCTGCCTGGCGGAGGGCCTCATATTGATGGCTCTGACTGGCAAGCGAGATAATTTGCAGCATTGTTAAGTGATTTCCCTTGTCGGAACCAGGTCCCCGTAGGAAAATCTCTAGTGTCAAAGTGCACCGATCACTGATTTTATCAAACAGCGACGTGAAAAGATTATACATTTCCATGTAAGGAAATGCAAGCTCTCGAGACTCTCCGGCCAAAGCTAATGTAAACTGTCTCAGCTTTTCGTCCGGGAAACAGGGCTTTGACTGTTGTCGGTGTTTAGACTTGGGCTTTCCCATCCgttccttcaacttcttcttttctggcATGTCAAGCGAGACAAGCTTGTGGGTTCCATCATCGTTGACCCTCTCTTTGTAGAAGCTCGCAGAGATCAAGTAGTCCAGGTCATCCCATGACAAGCCTTGTAGGATCCCGCATTTGAAGATTGTTTTGTTGAACATGCTTGACACCGGAGCTGTACCAGGTGCTTCGTCGAAGAACGCCTTGAAAAATTCTCGTGGGGGCTTACGCTTTGCCCTCATTTTGTTATCTCTCATAGCAGATAGTGGAACGCCAAGTGTCAGTAGGAGGTGACGCGTGAAGTCTTTGAGATTCACTGGCTTACCCGCAAAAAACAAGTCGCGCTCCTCGAAGCACTTTTCCAATGCCTCCATATCAGGCCACCGTACCTTGAGTATCCGGAGCTGCGTCATGGCATTGAATGCGTGAGCCATGATTGTCATAACGTCCTTGGAGAAGGACATTGCCTGCCTGGCGATGAGTTCTCTACCCTGGAAAAGATATAGGCCAGAAAACGCTGGCATGATCTCAAATATTGCGAACGGACCctagcttttcttttttttctccatTTTCACTCTCATAATACCCAGCGATGCTGTCTGATTCTTTGAAAGTTGGTTCAAGCCAGCTAATAGAACTTCTAGAGCTACGAGGTGAGCTAGAACGAGACAGATTAGTGATGACGGCCCTCAGCTGGTCTCGCATGTCCTTCAAGTGAGTATGGACTTGAAGAGAGCTTCGAAATAGATCGCCTTGCAGCAAATAGAAGATGTCTAGCTGCATCTGTGTTGCGAAGGCTATTACAAAAAGAATCTTGCGGAAGTGGCAAGCTTCCGATACATATCCCGAGAATTTGTCTAGGGATCCGCATACCTCTCGCTTAGCGATATGTACCAGTGATGCGTTCCAAAACTGAGTAGCCATCAGCTGGTCTACTGATAGCCTCAGGATGGTGTCGTTGCTTCCTGGTACACTCCAAcaagccttgagcttgtttatCATCTCAGTGTGATTCAGGGCTATGTCATTTGGACTTGAAAAGACCTTAACCAGCCGCTCAACGATGGTGAGTGCTTGGGAAAAGGTGGTGTTGAACAGCTCGGACAGCTGAACATGGTCACAGCTCCCGTTCCAGCAGTCATTAATGTCCTGCATGGAGTAGCCCTTTTGAGAGGCTACGCTGCTAAAGTATGCCTTAGAAACCTTAAGGCAACCGCCATGCTGATGAAGAATCAAGCGTGACTGTTCCTCTAAAATCGCTAGCATATGGATTCCGGTGTCCGTGGCGACCCCAGCAACTGTAATATCCAGCTTCCCATCGCGATACGCTTTCCAAACCCATGCGATGCGGTCTCGGATCTTTCCGGCATCAACCATCAGAAGATGCCAAACAGTCAAGGCATCATCCAATGTATCTTGTTCTTCTAACTCGTAGATAGTGTTATCCTGGGCCATCTGTTTAGGACGCTCGACTTCCGGGGCATTCAAGAACTCCCGTGATGGTTCCTCGACTGTCAGTTGACCAAAGTTCTGAGCCAGGCTACGGGGAGTGCTAGGGTGAGGGACTTTGTCTTTAGCGGACTTCGGCATATTGGGGCGTAGAGCCTCTCGAACCGCTTGTAGCACACGTACAAAGTACGCGTGATTTAGATCGGCGGtctcctcaacttcaacgccCTGTTCTACATGGAGTCTTCTAAAAGAAGATCTTTCATAGATTACTCGATCGATTGTTGTAGCAAAGGAGCCAGGCACCTGAATGCGAGGCTTCGTTTGCAGGTGCCTGGCTCCTTTGCTACAACAGTGTTCCGCCATGGGGACAAAGTCCTTTATGGCAACCGTGTACTTCTGACATGTTTCTTGGTTACTTTCAGCAGCTTTCTGCTTGGCTTTCTCTCTGGCGTTTCCCTCTAGGCGGCCGGAGGAACTTGTCTGAGTCTCGTTTGACTGTGGCTTATAGCCATGTGCCTTTGCCGTGGAGGCAAGCCAGCCGGCGACAGAGTTTGTGTCCTCTTTATAGCGCCCCAATGCGGTAGCCAGTGCGCCTGGTAGCATTGTAGAAGATGCTTGATGGGATGTGGTTGTGATATGTGAAGGTAGTGCTGTTATGGGTGAGTTGGTGGAAGAAAGGGGTCACTTGAAAAAGCCGGAGGTTGGTGATGACTTGTCGAGTTCTGGTAAAACACGAAAGTTAAATTCTGATAGAAATAGATAGATGGAAAAATAAGGCGGGAAATCTTAAACAGAGGTTAGGTCCGATGTCAGTGGATGTTTGTCGTTATATATGAGCTACCTGGTCCAGTGTAAGAACTCTAGATCCCACTGGCAGAACCAAAACTTATCTTCAAAGGGGTTTCCTACGTGTTTAGACCATCCGTTCATCTGTTCTATAAGCCTGTCTTGATCATAAGGAGAACGAGAGGGTCAAGTTGTCAACTCAGATGAGAACAAAGAGCTAATCCTCAATTAAACTCAATGGACAAGACATCTTCTATCTACCTACTTACAGAACTCAGCTGCTATATTGACCAATCCCTCAGACACTTGTTCAATTGACTTGACGTGAACAAACTCCTCCTTTCCATGGAATCCCTCTCCCTTTGGTCCCCAGAGCAGAGGCACTATCCCTTTCTCAGCCAACAAAGCACAATCGGTCCAGAACGGGGCCCCGGCAATAACCGCGTCTTTGCCAGTGACATCACCCACAATGCCGGAGACGAGCTTGGTGAACGGGTGGTCTGCCGCTGTGAACTGGGGCGGGCggctgaagaagatcttggcttCTGCCTTGAAGTCGGTGACCTCCTTTGCTACCTTGGCAATAATGTCGTCGAACTCCTTCTGGACAACTTCATTGGTCTCTCCAGGGATTGTTCGGCGCTCTGCAATGATGGTGCACTGGGCAGGATATGACGATGCCTCTTCACCACCCGAGATAACTGAAGCGTGTGCAGTGCCTGTTCCCAAGATCTCGTCCCCAGCACCTTCTTGCAACTTCTTAACGTATTTACCAAACTCCACGAGGAAATGGCCGGCATTGACAATGGCGTCGAGGCCCAAATCAGCCCGTGAACCATGTGCAGCCAGTCCACAGACCTTGATCTCAATGTGACAGTATCCCTTGTGGGCGTGATTGATCTCGAGGTTCGTTGACTCCGATACAACAGCGGCATCTGCTCTCCATCCAGCGCGAAGGATATCTTCCGTTCCCTTACTCAAGCTCTCCTCGTCGGCAACACCAGTGAAGATCACATCACCACGAAGTCCAAGCTTCTTAGCATTGGCGAGGGCGACCATACCTGCCGCGACACCTCCCTTCATGTCAGCAGATCCTCGACCATAAAGACGGCCATCAACGATCTTTCCGCTCAATGGATCATCATTGTAGCCCATAATGGTGACCGTGTCGAGGTGTCCGTTGAACATGACACTTTTCCCGCCGCCGGAGCCCCGAACGACACCAACGACGGAGGGACGGCCCTTGCTGTATTCAACCCAGTGCGTTTCCAGATCCCTATGTTCGAGCCATGCAGCGACATAGCGAGCGATGGCGGTCTCGCCAGGTCCGGGAACAGAGCCCAAGTCGGGACTGGCTGAGTTGATCTGGACAAGGGTCTGAGTGAGTGCAACTGGGTCATTGCCAGAAACGTCGTGGGGTACATCGTAGTCTCTGTTTCGCTCTGTGCAAAAGATCACCACAGTGGACTTCTCACTCAGTCTAAGGGCCTTCTTGTCTTCCGGTGTCAGCCGTCTAAGCGCAGCAAGAGTCGATGCTCCGCAGGGTCCAGCGTTGATGCCTTGAGATTGCAGATACATGGCGGACTGGTGAGCTTCGTAGTCTGATATGGTCAAGCTTGCATCAACGCCATTCTTCAAGACATCCCATGCGATTGTTGAAGGAGCTCCGCAATTGAGACCGGCCATGATGGTGCCAGTCGTTGGGATCTCGGTGAACTCGCCCTTCTCCAGACTCTTCCACAAACACGCCGCAGTATCAGGCTCAACTGTCAACGTGGAGGTAGGCGTACCCCGTCTCTTGAAATGAGATACTACAGCTTGGGCGAATGATCCGACTCCGACAGGAGCGATGGCCAAGTCAGCTTTGGTGGAACCGAGCTGCTTGTCAACCTCTCGCATCATGGTACCGTAGCCATCGACAATCCACTATAACAATGCGTTAGGATGAAATCTAGTCATAGATCTTGAACTATCACTTGCCTGTGGAACGGTCTGATAGTCGCCGAAGGCATGGTCCTGAACCATGATCCCCTTGGCATGCTTGGACGCAGACTTGGCCTCAAGCATCGCATCCTCGTATCTGCCCTTTGACATAACGACTTTCGCGCCTTCGGACTCAATCAACCTGACCGTAGAAGGATGCATAGACGCTGGGACGTGAATCTCAGCTGATATATCGAAGATAGCACCCATTCTTGCAACCGCACGCCCATGATTCCCCTCTGTCGCCGCGTACAATGTCAATTGATGGGACTTTGCCGCTTCTCGGACAGTATCAATATCTGAGTCAAGAGGCAGGCCAAATTTCTCGGTTATGGAGCGGAACGCGCCCCAAGAAGCacccaagatcttgaacgCCGGAAGACCAAAACGGTTCGTCTCATCTTTGACATGGACAGCTCCGACCCCGACCTCCTTAGCCAGACTGTCCAGACTGACAAGAGGTGTTGGCTCATAGTTGGGGAGACTCTGGTGAAACCGATCAATGGCTGCTGTAGAGGCGGGCTCAGGTGAAGTCCATGATTTGGCTTTGGAGTTGAAGTGGACGTGACGACGAGTGGCCATGATGCTTGTTGTACTGGGTTTCTCCAACTGCGATGAAGAAGGTTTGATGCGGAGAATTGAGCGGGGAAGCCAGAACAAGACTCGATGGGAAGATGAACGAAGGTGAGATGATTGTGTTGAGATGCTCTAaagttcttgagaagaattTCTGCAGCATTTTTATACACAATTTGCAAGAGAATGCGCCCAAGTTAACATTGGTGATGCGCCTTCTGGCGACAGAGCCATACTTCACCAACCCCACACAATGAGCACtcattcatccattcatGTACTCCATTCCAGTTCGTGATGTCAGTTGCTCTAAAATTATTGATGTCTTTTGCAGGACTTGATTCTCAAAAGATCTCCATTTTCCTTATTGCTAAACCTTCGATGGTTCATGGTTCGTAGTGAAGTTGAGATATCGCACAACTACTTATCAATAGAGCGTGGACCAATGATTTTCGGGCACATGTACCTAGCTTAGGCTGGCTCGTAAAATTATGCAGAAACAGGCGATTCTATACCGACGGCGCCTGGATCGTCGTCGGACGCATTCAACAGGTCTGGGTAAACGACTTCCTGCGTCGCTCCGCATTTCGGTTGAGGCCAATGCACATTGCACACCAGACGGTGTATTTATCAAGTCTAGAACAATGAGCTCTAAGTACCTTACTGCGGCGGTAAGGGACAGCCAGTTTGGCTTTGGTTTTGACAGCACATTTGACGCTATGGAACCACTGACAGCCACCCTGCAATCAGCAAGTCCATTGCGAGGAAGTTGAGTTATTGAGCAAAGTGATAAAGAAAggaacttaaaaaaaaaattagcCAAGACCCGATATGTGCCTTCCACTTGAAAATCATCAGAGCAGGTACAGTAAATGGGAATCAAGGGCAGATTCAGTGGGCTCACTGTCACATCCAATCCAAGACATCACAGCGCCCTCCAAGTACCCGACTGTTTTTCCTTCCACAGCACAGTTCACTTGGCAATACCGGACGTGCGCATTGGTGCGATAAAGGCAgatctcctcatccttggagAATAAACAACAAACGATGACCTGCAATAAAACACCAAAAGAATGTCGTTAAGGATCTCCCAAACAGGCGGTGCGCGCTGTCACTTGCATCGCGGCTGTGACTAAGCCCGACATCGCTTCAAGCGACCATTACGCGTGACGTTATCGCAACTTCTCCCAAAACTCCACTCCAACTTCTTCACATGCCTCCTCGTCAGCCCTTTGAAGTCGCTGAGAGGCCACTGCCCTCATTACAGTGTCATAATGGACTTTTCACTGGATGACATTCTCTTCACCGGCGGCGAAGATGCTGCGTTGACGCTTCCCTACGACCAGGTTGACGATCCAGCCCCTCAATCGCGGAGTCCGTCAAATCCGCTTGCTGAGGGAGCGAATATCGACACCATGCTACAGACGATCAACCCTCAAGAAGCGTTCAACGTTCAAAACACTGAAATCCCGGATTTTCAGATCGATTGGAATGCCGATTTTCAGCAGGCCAAAGCTGCCTCCGAGACCCCTGCAGATAATCTCAGCCAggacttttcttttctcaatCAACCAGCCACAGATTGGGGTATCCCAGCGCCGTTGCCAGCTCCCACTGATCCTATCAAAACGCCCATGACCTCTATTGATGAATTTTTCGTCAAGAATGGAGCATCCCGTCCTCCTGTACCGTGCGCCAATTGTCGTCGAACTCGTTTGCAATGCCTTATCTTGCAAACCACGGTAGCAAACCCGAACCCTACCAAGAGTTGTTCGAGTTGTGTCGCCTTGTTCCGTGAATGTAGTCTGGCGgggcagaagaagaggaaaccCTCGGAATTTGAGACGTCGGAGCCTGTCATCGGTCGCCTCCATGGGGTTAGCGAGCACAGCATCCTAGGAGTACCTGCGACAGTCGATGAAGGTCAATCATCGCAGGGCCTTACAATGGCAGCACTATCGGGCAAGAGAGCGAATACTCGATCAGTGCGAAAGACGAGGGTGCTGCGAAAT of Fusarium musae strain F31 chromosome 5, whole genome shotgun sequence contains these proteins:
- a CDS encoding hypothetical protein (EggNog:ENOG41~MEROPS:MER0003798): MATRRHVHFNSKAKSWTSPEPASTAAIDRFHQSLPNYEPTPLVSLDSLAKEVGVGAVHVKDETNRFGLPAFKILGASWGAFRSITEKFGLPLDSDIDTVREAAKSHQLTLYAATEGNHGRAVARMGAIFDISAEIHVPASMHPSTVRLIESEGAKVVMSKGRYEDAMLEAKSASKHAKGIMVQDHAFGDYQTWIVDGYGTMMREVDKQLGSTKADLAIAPVGVGSFAQAVVSHFKRRGTPTSTLTVEPDTAACLWKSLEKGEFTEIPTTGTIMAGLNCGAPSTIAWDVLKNGVDASLTISDYEAHQSAMYLQSQGINAGPCGASTLAALRRLTPEDKKALRLSEKSTVVIFCTERNRDYDVPHDVSGNDPVALTQTLVQINSASPDLGSVPGPGETAIARYVAAWLEHRDLETHWVEYSKGRPSVVGVVRGSGGGKSVMFNGHLDTVTIMGYNDDPLSGKIVDGRLYGRGSADMKGGVAAGMVALANAKKLGLRGDVIFTGVADEESLSKGTEDILRAGWRADAAVVSESTNLEINHAHKGYCHIEIKVCGLAAHGSRADLGLDAIVNAGHFLVEFGKYVKKLQEGAGDEILGTGTAHASVISGGEEASSYPAQCTIIAERRTIPGETNEVVQKEFDDIIAKVAKEVTDFKAEAKIFFSRPPQFTAADHPFTKLVSGIVGDVTGKDAVIAGAPFWTDCALLAEKGIVPLLWGPKGEGFHGKEEFVHVKSIEQVSEGLVNIAAEFCK